CCTGGGCAGACCTGGTAGAACTTCAGCCCCCTGCCTGCTTTCGGGATGCTAGACCAGTGGCCAAAGggatccccccagcccccaggatgAAGCAGGTCCCTGACTTTTAAGTGAGGGCGTGAAGATTTtggtgtgtgtgtcggggggaaGACAGGTGAGTCAGGGTGGGGCGGGACAGCACTGCCTGGGGCTCTCCATTCAACCTTGACTCATCCGCACAACTTCCTGGCTTAGGAGAAGCACAAACAACCCTGCCTCTACCCACCCCCTCCACTCCCGCCCCCAACATAGGCGCCTGGGAGGAATGGGGGAGGGCCGGGAACAGGATGGGGGAGGAGGATACAGGGCCTGAGGCTCCTCTGACTTCATCTCTCCTCCCCACCTGCGGCACAGCTCCGACTCCTCCAGTCCAGGTGGGACTGGCAATGGGACCTACTATGGGCTCCTGGCCACTAGCCCAGCCCAAGAGCCCCCTCAcccaggagggagagaaaaaaggccTGGCCCGGATTCAGAAGCCCATCTGAAATGGAGCTAACCTCTCCGGGGTGCCCCTCACTCTACATGAAGCAACATCCTCGCCTGTCTGGCCAGAGGTGTACTCAGGAGCAGGAGTGGAAAGTCaagaacaggagtttccattgtggtacaggggaaaagaatccgactagtgtccaggaggatgcgggtttgatccctggcctcactcagtgggtaaaggatctggcgttgctgtgagctgtggtgtaggtcagggcCCCGCCCTGGAgctcggatccctctttgctgtgcctgtggtgtaggccagcagctgcagctccaatttgacccctagcctggaaacttccatatgctgtgggtgcagccctaaaaagcaaaaaaaaaaaaaaaaaagaaagaaagaaaaaagaaagtcaagaaCATACAAGAGGACAGACAGGCCgacagggagggagagcagggTCCTGCCGGGAAGGGGACCCCATGCCCACCGCGGCCCATCCACACCAAACACagggccccctcccacccccagcctcgtCTCTGGCAAACAGCCCTGGTGACTTTATTCCAGGGAGGACTAGGGGAGGGGCTGCAAGAGAGATGAGGTGGGAGTAGAACCGGGTCCTagccctggggcctgggcagcgcacccccccacccagccccctccacATCCACAAGACTCTCAAGCTTTCAAACTGGGTCCCTCGCTAAAGGCTCTGTTTAAACAACTAGCCTCGCAACTCCATCTGTCCCCTCAACACTGCGTCTCGCTCGTACCTGCGGCTTCCCCAGGAGCCTCTCCTGTCCCGGCggctccagccccaccctctTGCCCGCCCTCCCGGCCTCCTGCCTCCTTGTTTACTTCCTgaatctggccccacctggcTGGCCCCGAGGGCGGGTGGCAGGGCCCACAGTCTAGGGCCGGGAGAAAACAAGGCCACCTTCCGTGCCTcccaggtggggggaggggccggAACAGCCGAAGCCTGAACCGGGGCCGGGAGGAGGCGGGAAGGCGCCCTCCTGGCCCAGGACCCCGCGCTCCCTCCCTGGAGCGGGAGGGAGGCCTTACCTGTCGGGGAGCTCTTAGGGCGAGGGCCCAGGTGAGGAGGCGGGAAACCCCTAGGTGACCCGGAGTTGGGGGGAGGGCCCGGGACCCTGAGGCCCCGCCCACTCCCTcactaagggaaaaaaacaccCAATGGGAGTGAGGGGGGGCAGctcttttaaagtttaatttgggAAGAATGCTAGAGTGTCTGCGAAGTTAATCATTACAGGCCGCTTGCCTTCACGGGGGGCCCCCCCAGCAGGagagcagggggagaggggagagcagagtCCAGGACGGGCAGACCAAGAGGGGGCAATCCCGAGGGACAGCGGGGTTGGAAGGACTGACGATGGCGGGCAGGTGCACTCTCCATCCCCGACCTGCCCGGGAGGCCcagactcggacccgggtctttCCCCAGCCGCTTCAGACAAAGCACtcgcccccgccccaggcacgcgcgcacacactccccagcaccccccccacacacacacacacacgcacacggcACTGCGGATCCCCCCGAATCTAACCCTCCAGTCTACCGAGACCACATCTTTCGGAAGCCAGGAGGGACCCCccgcctgccccacccccccgtCCCATCCGAGGGCATTCTTGTGGCCGAGTGGGGGCTACACTCCAGAGAGACGGCGTTCTGGCAGTTTAGGGAATCCTTATCCCTTACTGCCCTCCAAATTGAGGGTGCCCCCGTGGCCCCTGGCAGTTTAGGGAATCCTTGTCCCTTACTGCCCTCCAAATTGAGGGTGCCCCGTGGCCCCCGCGGAGACGACCCTCTTTAATAAAGACTTGGGGGAACTCAAGCTGCGGTCAAATCAGACAGAGCAAGGGAGAGACTTGGGGCAGCTCCCTCGGTAGCTGGACCCTCCCCTCTCAGCTCTCTTTCTGGGAATGTGGGGAGGGGCTAGTTTCAGCGGGAAAACCGCGTCTCCAGGAGGCGAGAATCTGTGATCTCGCTTCCCGGCCCCGTCAGCTGGTGAGTGTGTGTTTGGGATGGGGGCGACCTGGGGCGGCGGGGAGTTGCGCAGAGGGTCGGGAGAAGCCGGGAGGGCAGGAGATGTGAGTAGGGAAAGACTGAGGGCAGCTGGTGAGGAGGGGGCGGGATGGGAggctggaggaaaagagaaagtgaggCCGCCAGAGCAACCCAGCAGGAGGCCGAATCTTTTTCCATATGGACCCtggggctccccacccccaagatgAAGTGTCCGCTTTGGTCCTTACCTGGACCCTGGGCGTTGGTACACCGGGCTGGGGCCACCGATTTAAGGAGGAAGACGCCAAGCCCTTAACTACCTGTCCTCCTCCTGTCCCCGCCCTGGCCTGACATCACTGAgcgaggaagggaagggggagccAGGCAGACGCCTGGCCGCCCACCTGGGTAGCCAGCCAGCCAGCTCCTGGCCCCGAGACTGGCACAGCCTGGGGCCCTGGTGCGGCTAGAGGTGGGAGCAAGTTGTCTTCTGGGACGAATCTCGGTCCCCTTACCTGGAAGAGCCCCAGCAGGAGTCGCAGGACACAGGGGCTGAAGTCCGGCTCTGTCTAGGAACCTCAGGTACCTGGACTTGATTTCAAATCGGCTCCCTCTATTCTACAGGTGGTAGGAGGGTGTCCTGACTTTGGACACAGAAGGAGGGGGAAGGCTGAGCCCTGTTGTCCAGGCACCTTGCCCAGGGAAACAAATTATCTtgggcaggtgggggcggggcacgGGGGAGGGGCGTGGGAGGAGGAAGCCCAagaggaggggcggggcctccCCGACACTACGCTGGCTGGGATTGTTTTTGTCCTTAGGCTGGCAGCAGGTGACTGGGGAGAGGCGATCGAACTGAACTGAACAGCCCGAGAGCGAAGGTCCTCACCAcctgggagggagaggctgggggctAGAAGGTCAGGGGAAAGGGCCCCGCCCACCCTTCCCAAACCTGGAATGTTCATTGGCCAATTTAGGGGGCTTGACTGCAGCTCTGGGGCCTACCACCCTGGGGCAAAGGGCGACTCTTCGAAAGCCGGAGGCCAGCCAGAGGGGTGTCCAGCAACTTGGCCTGCCCCTTGACCTCCAGCCACAGTCTGGCCACCCAGCCTGCATCCTGGCCCCTCGGAGGCACCTGGGCTAAATCCTGTCTTCCGAGCAAAGTCCAGGGTCTCAGTCTCCTGAAATCCAAGGGGTTAGACGAGGTCCCCTGGTGAGAGGAGTGATTTGGGGAAAGCTCTGGCCAGGTGCTAGGGGACTCCCCTTGCGCTCTCCTTCAGCACTAGGCAAACACAACGGTGGAGAGCCCGCCTGGGAGGCTGAGATCAAAGACAGTAGCCACCTCCCAGCCCAAGCAGGTGACAGTTGGATAAACAAACAATTCATAGGGGTGATAAGAGGCCtgccccccgggggggggggcgtggaggAGTGGCTCCAGGCTCAACTTTCTCCAAACTGGGTTTTCCTTGGAAAAACCAGTATGAGAGGACTAAGCCAAGAAGTGAGGGAGGGGCGAGGTCACCTGGACCACAGAAGCGTTGTGCAAAGCGCAGTAGACCATTCACTCAGTCACTCCTTCATTCACTTGACTAAATTTTGTTACGTACCTACTATATGCGAACCCCATGCTTGGCACTGGGGATACAACAAAACGACCTGCCCTTATCTTCATGCAGCTCCATCACGAAGACTTATGTTAATCAAAGAATCACACAAATAATAAGAAATGGCACAAGACAACTACACTGGGAGAACAACTTACCTGGGAGATTGGGAAAGACTTCTCCATGGAAGTGACCCTGGAGCAGGGAGGAAGTTGTCTTGGGGTAGGGGACAGAATTGGATTGATGGAAGGGAATGTCACCTTTCATGATGACAGAACAAGCGCCAAAGCCCTTGGCAAAAGGGGACAGAGCATCCAGAGGCAGAATGGGGGCGGAGAAGGAAGGACAGGAGGCCTTACAGGTGTGGCTGAGCAGGTATGGAAGGTGTGGCGAAAGGCTTTGTACACAgctgtgtttctcaaagtgtggcctgTGACCACAGCCTCCAACGCTCTCTAGGCTTGTGTGAAAAAACAGGTCCCTGGGCCCCTCCCCAACTACTGAATCTTGGTCTCTGGGCCAAGACCCAGGAATGTGTGGTATTGACAAGCCCTCCGGTGGTTGTTCTGTAAACCAGGTTTAAGAGCCATCCATCCTGTCTGTCCAGACCAGCAGGAACTATGGGCAGAGGCCAGACTCTGCAGGGTCCATCTGGGCTTTAAGTAGAGGCACAGAAGAGCGGgcagatttatattttagaaaactcaCTCTGGTGTTGAAGGGTAGGTTGGCGGGGGAAGCCAGATTCGGAGGGCTGAGTAcgtttccatttatatgactaTCTGGAGTGGGCAGATGATAAGGACCCAAAGCAGATCTGGAgctgggaagaagggagaggggtCGACCACAGAGATGCCTGTGAGGAGGTAATGGAGTTGCTGGGGATCTTGGCCTTGACGGTGGACGTACACCAGCGTGTCAGCACTCACAGAAAGGTACGCTCAAGAGGGTGGGTATGACTGTGATAAATTATACATGggtgttcccatgtggctcagtggtaacaaactcacctagtatccatgaagatgcaggttcgatccctggccttgctcagtgggtaaaggatccggcattgccgtgagctatggtgtaagcggcagacacggctctgatcctacttggctgtggctatggctgtgtccagcaactgtggctccagttcgacccctagcctgagaacttctgcatgctgtgagtgcagccctaaaaaaaaaaaaaaaattatgtgtgagttttttctttttacagtgctACTGTtcttgcagcagcactggatcaaagcactgagcaaggccagggatcgaacccccatcctcacagagacagcatcaggtccttaatccagtgagacacaatgggaactcctgaatttcttaaataaaagcaacaataacaaaGAATAGATTTATAGATCAAAGGAATCAAGAATCCACGTAAAAACCCTTACATTTCTGGTCAGTTGATATTTTTACAAAGGTGCCAAGACAGTTCAAtaggggaaaggatagtcttttttttttttttgtctttttgctatttcttgggccactcccgcagcacatggagattcccaggctaggagtctaatcggagctgtagccaccggcccacgccagagccacagcaacgtgggatccgagccgcatctgcgacctacaccacagctcacggcaaacctggattgttaacccactgagcaagggcagggaccgaacccgcaacctcatggttcctagtcggattcgttaaccactgcgccacgacgggaactccaggatagtcTTTTTGATAATTGCTCTGGgacaatttgtatttatttatttatttgcctttttaaggcctcaacccaaggcatttggaagttcccaggctaggggttgaattggagccacagctgccggcttacaccacagccacagggacaccAGATGTGAGatgcatcctatgccacagcttgcagcaacgttggatcctcaaTCCGCtgattgatcgaggccaggggtcaaacccacagcctcatggatactagtcgggttcttaccccactgagccacagtgggaactctggttctaTGACAATTGTCTATCCTTGTGCTAAAAGATGATTTGAGATCCTTGCCTCACACAACGTACAAGTGTTAACTCAAAACTgattacagacctaaatgtaaaagctaaaactataaaacttcggGAAGAAACTATGGGAGAAAATCTTCTTGACCTTTGGTTAGGCAGAGATCTCAGATATAAGAGCAAAAtcacaaatgacaaaagaaaaaaattggtaaattatatttcatcaaaattaaaatttggggggaagtccccatcgtggggcagtggaaacaaatccaactaggaaccatgaggtttcgggtttgatccctggcctcctttagtgggtcaaggatctggcgttgctgtgagctgtggtataggtcacagacacggcgcggatctggcattgctgtggttgtggtgtaggccggcggcaacagctccaattagacccctaacctgggaacctccatatgccaaaggggcagccctaaaaaaaaaagaaaaaagaaagaaagaaagaaatcttgtgaaagaatggaggaaaatgtttgcaaatcataaTCTGACTGGGGACTTGGTATCTAGAATagagttgacctttgaacaatgcAGAGGTTAGGGGTGCCGACAACCCTTGAGCTGTAGAAAATCTGAGTATAACTTCACAGTCAGCCCTTCCTATCCATGGTTTCCATCTTCAGGTTCAACTAACCTTGgattatgtattatgtatttattgaaaaaaatccatgcataAGTGCTGCATGGTTCAATGctgtattgttcaagggtcaaaggtatataaagaacacttacaaaTCAATaccaaacccactgagcgaggccggggatcgaacccacactctCATAAATgctagttgtatttgtttttgctgcgccacaacgggaactccaaaaaagaatggTTTAAAGAAATGCTAGGTTTGGTAACCTGTAAGGATGTCCCCAgggaaagaagagacagagagtCAGCCTCCATTTCAAaaactgcaaaatggaaataaaaaagccagctctttatttatttattgtcttttttagggtcacacctgcagcatttggaggttcccaggctaggggtcgaatcggagctgtagccgctggcctacgccagagccacagcagcaggggatctgagccctgtcttcgacctacacccactccttaacccactgagcgaggccagggattgaactggagtcctcgtggatgctagttcgctaaccgctgagtcaggacgggaactctcttctcagtccccccgcccccagctcttTATTGCGAAGCAAGGAGGAGACGTGAGGTGAACGTGAACGTGGTGGCAGCATagagcctacagaatgggaggctCAGAGCCTCAGGTTTTCGAAGGCAGGAGAGTGGTAGCGATTGCCCAGACTGTGCCTGCAGTCTAGTGCTTAAGAGTCAGAAGTACGTGACCGTGTAACTATTGAGTGGTTTAAAATgccatcagaaaagaaaaaaaaaaaaaaaaaaaaggagttcccgtcgtggtgcagtggttaacgaatccgactaggaaccatgaggttacgggttcgatccctgccccatgctcagtgggttaaggatccggcgttgccgtgagttgtggtgtaggttgcagacgcggcccggatcccgcgttgctgtggctctgccgtaggctggcagctacagctccgattcgacccctagcccgggaacctccatatgccgcaggagcggcccaagaaatggcaaaaagaccaaaaaaaaaaaaaaatgccatcagCATGTTAGCGAGAAATGGCAACTGTTCTATCGCATCAGCCAAACCCAGGCTCTGGGTCCACTTGCCCCACTTTCCCTTCCTTTTGTAAACTGGAGAGCGCTTTGCAGTCTAAGACATTTCATTAGATTAAATAAGACCGTGAAGTCCAGCAGACACCAGGTGCACGGCAAGTTAGGCGCTCTGATAGCCCGGGAGCGGGAAAGTGGTCTGGACACACCTGCCCTTCAAGCTGGTGATGGGGTCAAAACGTAGCAGCCGCCGTGGCCTGCAGGGGGCGCCCAGACGTAAGGAGCGGCCCCGTCCGGCGGCCCCGCCCCGTCACGTGCCCGCGGCGTCTCGTCATACCCGGAAGCAGCGGCAGAGGGGAGCCGGCGGCAAGGCAATGAGCGGGGAGACAGGGCCGACGTCCGTAGCGCCCCCTCCCGGGGAGATCGAACCGGGCAGTGGGGTCCGCATCGTGGTTGAGTACTGGTGAGCGGCTCCGGCCAGTGCGAGGATTCGGGCTGAACGAGGGTGGGTCCACTGGAGTAACCTTTCCCGAAATCCAAGTGGACCCCAGGTGTCTTCTCCCTAGTGAACCCTGCGGCTTCGAAGCGACCTACCTGGAGCTGGCGAGTGCCGTGAAGGAGCAGTATCCGGGCATCGAGATCGAGTCGCGCCTGGGGGGCACAGGTGAGGCCGCAGAACACCTGCTGTCAGTGTTctaaatcccagctctaccactttctggctctggcattggctgttttgaggggtttttttgttttttttgtttgtttgtttgtttgtctttttaggaccgcacccgcagcatatggaggttcccaagctaggggtcgattcggagctgtagcagccagcttacaccacagccacagcaacgcaggatacaagccacgtctgcaacctataccacagctcatggcaatgctggattcttaacccactgatcgaggacagagatcaaacccttatcctcctggatgctagtagtgttcgttaaccactgagccacaacgggaactccgcattggCTGTTTCACATCGTGTACAGTAGTGAGTGGCACATAGTAAAACGGCCAACCAAACGTAAGGCCCCTACCTGGTGAGGCGGGTCACAGATGAAGCCTGTTGGGGAATACGGATGAGACTGAAGTGCAGAGTTGGAGGGGAGGGAACCCTTTATTGAGTTATGAGGCTGAGTTCAAGGGAAAGATACACTGAGACGCCTCCATTATTAGGTTCCTCTGACTTTGATACAGGGTTGGCAAATGGCTTTCTAGAGTCCTCATGGGGCCAGTGAGGGACAAGAAAGAGCCGGTGTTAAATCTAAGAGTGGGGAGGGCCCCACTTTGGAGGGCTTCCTCTGACTCTTACCTGTTCTCAGCATCCAGTTCATTCATCCGTCTGTTTAATACCAGGGGCCTTTGAGATCGAAATCAATGGACAGCTGGTGTTCTCCAAGCTGGAGAATGGGGGCTTTCCTTACGAGAAAGATGTGAGTACTTGCAATGCTGGGAAGATCCCCGGTTCGCCCTGCCCCCACAACGAATGCATCATCCCGTTCCCTGTCTCTGCCTTCTAGCTCATTGAGGCCATCCGAAGAGCCAGTAACGGAGAACCCCTAGAAAAGATTACCAATAGCCGCCCTCCCTGCGTCATCCTGTGACTACATGTGTTTCTGGGTTCCTGCTcttttgggatccaagccttggtTGCCCCTTTGGTCCTGCTGAGGGCTCCCCACTGCCTCTTTCACCTCACTTAGCTCCTGGTAACTAAGAGACCCTGGCCCCCACTTTGCACCTTTGGGTACCAGGAGGGAATAGATGCGTCTGTGGTCTTGGGGCTGGAAGACCCTCTCCATGGACACTTCCAGTCACTTTATGCCCCTTTCCCAGGATCAGTGCCCACAAAAGCCTGCATCCCCCTCCAGCTTAGCCGTACCTGTCAGATGCTACCATAGTTGTAATTTATTTTCACTAGCCCCAGGCAATGTCAGCTATCAGCAATAAAGTGGCACTGCAAACACCTGTGCCTGCTGGTGTGTGTTTTTATGTCTGGTCTGGGACTGGGGAGGGGCGAGAGGACAGAAGCCAGCCCAACCAACCTTTATGCCACCAACGTAACTTTACTGGTTGGATGGGTTTTTTCTGGATagctacttctttttattttggttgcTCTCAGcacactgaagttcccaggccagggactgaaccgtaaccgcagccacaccagtgccagatccttaaccgcctgaaccaccagggaactcctgcatagctACTTTTCTCCCCtccatggtgtataatcctttttttgTTATGAGATGGTTTACTAATATTTCGTTTAAGTATTTCTGTCACATGAGCTATTtgactgtagttttctttttttgtggttatttttgCCTGGCTTTAACACTGGAAAATATTGACCTCCTAGAATGAGTTGGGAATCTAGTTGCCTTTTTACACAAACTAATACTTGCTTTATGTCTTAGTatttccttctctcattttcttttttctttttctctccttaaactgcaaatgttttcaaaaagttttttctttttttggctgccccatgggatatggagttcttggaccagggatcagatctgagacacagctgtgacctacaccgcagctgtagcaacacagatcctttaactcacatGCTggacaggggatcaaacctgtgtcctggcgctgcagagatgccactgatcccgatgtgccatagcaggaactcctttttgatttttaattttttagattttgtttcttttttactggatagctacttttttttttttttttttgctttttatggccgcacctatagcgtatgtaagttcccaagctaggggttgaatcagagctacagctgccagcctacagcacagccacaggaacactggatctgagccacagctgcagtctacatcacagctcacacatCTGCCGGATCcatcacccactgagcgaggccagggatcaaacccgcatcctcatggatgctagtcgggtttgttaccactgagccacagcaggaactctaattGTAATTCAGCGACCTCCTCTCAGAGCCAAAGCAGGGAAGATGAGCCACATAGTAGGTGCTACCTCTTTTTTCCTCCATGACTCCCTCACCTACAGGGAGGAAATCACCCCATTCTGGTGAGGGGCcttatgagtttgttttttctaagCAAGAATGTTCTGGTCACCAGAGGCCTCTCATCAGAATCCCAGCTCCAAGTTGCCCCCCAACCCTAACGCCAGGAAACTGGAAGTAGGCTCCTCATTCAAGCTTTTGGAAGACTCCTAGCCAGTCCCTCCGGGAAAGATGAACTGAATGTGAGCTGGGAGGTGAGCAGTAGAGGGAGGGCTCAGAGCCACCCTGACAGAGACTGGTGCCCAgctgttttccaaaatatatttgcaaaaggaaaaagtgggtggggagaagggacatccctcccccaacccccgagATCCCGCCTTCTCTAGAAGCCACTGTCTATTTCAAGTAgttatttcatcttaaaaaaaaagaacaaaaacccaaaacatacgTAAAAACGAAACCAAAAATCCCACTCTGTACAAGGACTGGATCTGGGTGATGCTGCTCCCTTCTTCCTAGGGGCCAAGCTAGGTTTCAGGGACAGTCTCTGGATTGCTCTGGTTCCTAGACATCCCCTTGGAGCCCCTTCTCTGAGTTGGAGGCCCAGCTTCTCTAAGTCCGTGCCAAGGGTCTAGAAGAAAAGTCagctgggctgctcctgcaggtcAGGagattgtggctgtggcatcctATGGACCCTAGAGTTTGCTGGGGGCAGGACTCCAGGATCAAGACTCCCCGGGGCTGCCCACTTTGGCAGCCAGGCCAGACCACTCTCAGCCAGCTAGGAATCGGAGTAGGAAGAGACATGCCTGGCACAGCAGGCTTCCCAGGACGTGGTCCAAGGGCCTTCTCGCTGCGTCGTCCCGATGTGGCCCAGACATCAGGCCTTCTACACTCCCTGAGGGTTCAGCACGGCCTCAGTGGACCTGGCCTTTTGGCTCATACTGGCACATCCAGACCCAGGTATTCGGGGTTCTCTGCAGTCGGGGTCCCTTCAAAGGTGCTGGGTAGAGTGCCCCGGTCTGATGGGTCCTGGTCCCAGTAATAGAGGTTGTCAAAGGCTGGGCTGAAGGCCGGAGAAGGGTGGTTCTGAGGGGGAGCCCTGCCCCGGGGTGCCAAGTACTCAGGATTCTCCACTGCAGCACCAAAAGCAAAAATGTCCTTGACAACCCCGTTCCTTCCGGGGGAGAGCGTCTTGGGCCTTTCCAGGGTGGCTCCAGTAGGtcgaggaggagg
The Phacochoerus africanus isolate WHEZ1 chromosome 14, ROS_Pafr_v1, whole genome shotgun sequence DNA segment above includes these coding regions:
- the MIEN1 gene encoding migration and invasion enhancer 1 — encoded protein: MSGETGPTSVAPPPGEIEPGSGVRIVVEYCEPCGFEATYLELASAVKEQYPGIEIESRLGGTGAFEIEINGQLVFSKLENGGFPYEKDLIEAIRRASNGEPLEKITNSRPPCVIL